In Dermacentor silvarum isolate Dsil-2018 chromosome 2, BIME_Dsil_1.4, whole genome shotgun sequence, the following proteins share a genomic window:
- the LOC119442326 gene encoding peptidyl-prolyl cis-trans isomerase E: MATTSKRIVYVGGLAEEVDEKVLHAAFIPFGDVVDVQIPLDYETEKHRGFAFVEFESAEDAAAAIDNMNDSELFGRTIRVNIAKPMKIKEGSTRAVWSEDSWLRQHAGETLNTKEGDEDSKEGDEADAQSDEKESGDKTKKVANPQVYLDISVDGQEIGRVRIILYKDVVPRTAENFRCLCTHERGFGFIKSTFHRIIPGFMCQGGDITNHNGTGGRSIYGRKFDDENFELKHTGPGMLSMANSGPNSNSSQFFLTTAKTDWLDGKHVVFGQVISGMEVVRKMETYGSSSGKVSKKVEISNSGEYT, translated from the coding sequence ATGGCGACGACGTCAAAACGTATTGTTTACGTTGGTGGACTCGCAGAGGAAGTCGACGAAAAGGTGCTGCACGCGGCTTTTATACCGTTCGGCGACGTAGTGGATGTTCAGATTCCACTCGATTACGAAACTGAAAAGCACCGCGGTTTCGCGTTTGTCGAGTTTGAGAGCGCGGAAGACGCCGCTGCGGCCATCGACAATATGAACGATTCGGAGCTATTCGGCAGGACCATTCGCGTGAACATTGCAAAGCCGATGAAAATCAAGGAAGGTTCCACGAGAGCAGTGTGGTCCGAGGACAGCTGGCTGCGGCAACACGCCGGCGAAACTCTCAATACCAAGGAAGGCGACGAAGACTCGAAGGAAGGTGACGAAGCCGACGCTCAGAGCGACGAGAAAGAGTCCGGCGACAAAACGAAGAAAGTGGCCAATCCTCAAGTCTACCTAGACATCAGCGTGGATGGACAAGAGATTGGAAGAGTCCGCATCATACTGTACAAAGACGTGGTGCCTCGCACGGCGGAGAACTTCCGCTGCTTGTGTACGCATGAGAGGGGCTTCGGTTTCATCAAGAGCACCTTCCACCGCATAATTCCCGGATTCATGTGCCAAGGCGGAGACATTACCAATCACAACGGCACCGGCGGAAGATCGATTTATGGCCGAAAGTTCGACGACGAAAACTTCGAGCTAAAGCACACGGGTCCGGGAATGCTGTCCATGGCGAATTCCGGTCCCAACAGCAACAGCTCCCAGTTCTTTCTGACCACGGCGAAAACGGATTGGCTGGATGGGAAGCACGTGGTGTTTGGACAGGTCATCAGTGGCATGGAAGTTGTCAGAAAGATGGAAACGTACGGTTCGTCATCGGGCAAGGTATCCAAAAAGGTTGAAATTTCCAACAGTGGCGAATACACGTAG
- the LOC119440621 gene encoding alkaline phosphatase: MASAARLAAVAVVLAGSAFTAVAAAATPYFPNPSAKQETDTAKKPHCAHRRAVEHAVSCSLLLTEEPAYWYRLNREALERRLNAEKREGRAHNVILFIGDGMGLSTITAARVFKGQLSGKAGENTALSFEKFPHTSLSKVYCVDRLVPDSACSGTAIQCGVKNNYYTLGVSAHVRLSNCSESSNPRHHLKCLYELAQEADKSTGFVTTAGVTDATVAAGYAHAAHREWESSVGDKSGDNCLDIAHQLVHRPPGLHLRFIAGGGRQHFLVPEEVVQTGQPGKRPDSRNLIEEWTHLKQADRMNAHVCITKEDVENIDTATADTVLALLASGDLPYENLDDIRKGTSLLTKLTEKAIRILSKNPDGFLLLVEAGQIDKGHHETLAHRSLAEVLSLDLAVAKAVKMTRPDETLIIVTADHGHAFVMGGKPRRGANIFGLDDKQHPRTVLNYAVGPGYQRDYSNLTLEETSRKDFAFPSVYSEKTGTHSGEDVAVFAYGPYAHLFSGVHEQTYIYEVIRYAAGLDDSSYLTRRQSLLAAVTAWLPGPVKYALALAVVFYLHMFIKTFL; encoded by the exons ATGGCGTCCGCCGCACGCCTGGCGGCCGTTGCCGTTGTGCTAGCGGGCTCTGCGTTCACCGCTGTCGCAGCAGCCGCCACTCCCTACTTTCCCAACCCGTCGGCCAAGCAGGAGA CTGACACTGCGAAGAAACCGCACTGTGCGCATAGACGTGCAGTAGAACATGCGGTCTCATGCTCGCTCTTGCTTACAGAGGAGCCCGCATACTGGTACCGCTTGAACCGCGAGGCGCTCGAACGGCGCCTGAATGCCGAGAAACGCGAGGGCCGCGCCCACAACGTGATCCTGTTCATTGGCGACGGCATGGGCTTGTCCACCATCACGGCGGCGCGCGTGTTCAAGGGGCAGCTGAGCGGAAAGGCTGGCGAGAACACCGCGCTGTCCTTCGAGAAATTCCCGCACACCTCGCTCTCCAAG GTGTACTGCGTGGACCGCCTGGTGCCCGACTCCGCGTGCTCGGGCACGGCCATCCAGTGCGGCGTCAAGAACAACTACTACACGCTGGGCGTCTCGGCGCACGTCAGGCTGAGCAACTGCAGCGAGTCCTCGAACCCGCGCCATCACCTCAAGTGTCTCTACGAGCTCGCCCAGGAGGCTG ACAAGAGCACGGGCTTCGTGACCACGGCCGGCGTGACGGACGCCACGGTGGCCGCGGGCTACGCGCACGCCGCGCACCGGGAGTGGGAGAGCAGCGTGGGCGACAAAAGCGGCGACAACTGCCTCGACATCGCGCACCAGTTGGTGCACCGGCCGCCAGGGTTGCACTTGCGG TTCATCGCTGGTGGCGGGCGCCAACACTTCCTCGTGCCCGAGGAAGTCGTGCAGACCGGCCAGCCGGGGAAGCGTCCGGACAGCCGGAACCTGATCGAGGAGTGGACCCACCTCAAGCAGGCAGACCGGATGAACGCACACGTGTGCATCACCAAGGAGGACGTCGAGAACATAGACACTGCTACAGCGGATACCGTGCTAG CATTGCTCGCCAGCGGTGACCTCCCGTACGAGAATCTGGACGACATTCGAAAAGGCACCAGCCTTTTGACCAAACTCACCGAGAAGGCCATCCGAATTCTGAGCAAAAACCCCGACggcttcctgctcctcgtcgaAG CGGGCCAAATCGACAAGGGTCACCACGAGACTTTGGCGCACCGGTCGCTGGCCGAGGTGCTCTCACTGGACCTGGCCGTCGCCAAGGCGGTCAAGATGACCCGGCCCGATGAGACGCTCATCATCGTCACCGCCGACCACGGACACGCGTTCGTCATGGGCGGAAAGCCGCGACGAGGGGCAAACATCTTCG GTCTTGACGACAAGCAGCATCCGAGGACCGTGCTGAACTACGCTGTCGGTCCGGGTTACCAGCGGGACTACTCAAACCTTACCTTGGAGGAGACAT CGCGCAAGGACTTCGCCTTCCCGTCCGTGTACTCGGAGAAGACGGGCACTCACAGCGGGGAGGACGTGGCCGTGTTCGCCTACGGACCCTACGCGCACCTCTTCAGCGGGGTGCATGAGCAGACGTACATCTACGAGGTCATCAG GTATGCTGCTGGTTTGGACGATTCGAGTTACCTTACGAGACGCCAGTCCTTATTGGCAGCTGTCACTGCGTGGCTCCCGGGTCCTGTCAAATATGCCCTGGCGCTCGCTGTGGTTTTTTACTTGCACATGTTCATCAAAACTTTTCTATAG